One genomic window of Corallococcus exiguus includes the following:
- a CDS encoding MerR family transcriptional regulator, producing the protein MESMDLLAPDELERIERENAGGLPANAILEIFRPRGVRLSEATFRKYVQAGLLPRSRRVGRKGKHQGSLGLYPVEAVRRINVIKKMMAEGHTLEDIRRSFVFHRNHIDQLQRDLSEVLDGFQEELGGRPLGGERRRSLEAQLATLRQRAQDLVRDVARLGSAVTAREDETLRPQ; encoded by the coding sequence ATGGAATCGATGGACCTGCTCGCGCCCGATGAACTCGAGCGCATCGAGCGCGAAAACGCGGGAGGCTTGCCCGCGAACGCGATCCTGGAAATCTTCCGGCCCCGGGGCGTGAGGCTCTCGGAGGCGACGTTCCGGAAGTACGTCCAGGCCGGTCTGCTCCCCCGCAGCCGCCGTGTGGGCCGCAAGGGGAAGCACCAGGGAAGCCTGGGCCTCTACCCGGTGGAAGCGGTGCGGCGCATCAACGTCATCAAGAAGATGATGGCCGAAGGACACACCCTGGAGGACATCCGTCGCTCCTTCGTGTTCCACCGAAACCACATCGACCAGCTCCAGCGGGACTTGTCGGAAGTGCTGGACGGGTTCCAGGAGGAGCTGGGAGGGCGGCCTCTGGGAGGAGAACGCAGGAGGTCACTCGAAGCCCAGTTGGCAACGCTCAGGCAACGGGCGCAGGATCTGGTCCGGGATGTCGCCCGGTTGGGCAGCGCCGTCACGGCGCGCGAAGACGAAACGCTCCGGCCGCAATAG
- a CDS encoding zinc-ribbon domain-containing protein, which translates to MRIVCQKCAAAYAIDDRLITTKGVRAQCPRCRHLQLVKREASAASVTAPPEGAVPPAAGPNPPAAAPAPPVAREPRSNPAAAPVAAKPREAPKAAPKSDLFGDFGEMPELGPPGSVDPFADLGPPASQASGGLPADPFANLGPSSPRPAPAAKPGPPVPDAPGVAAPAPAAAPSTSPEDPLLDFLGPAPGGLEPEAPLAPTPGRASSPPAGAVSLGRMSARAPAPVVPKKEMHTNCRSCGKDLTDPFDQALGTCEACKQRESAFPRESSVVVAPEAAPPPSDGGGLVELPMMSGLDGTASEDEPRFEGATALAPDSRVSSVKPARTSHITAAPVRSAQRDGRGGGSRAGVFGLLALAVLGAGGAGYYFLVHKPQQEQLARAAQPPAPAEVPSEVLAAVGRWKLQFLELEGTSAEHLAAGQKQLELDQRIAYTEAEESFQQALLLDPRSTDAIAGYVQALSLGRGPGMDDNSFQEARELIQAATGMAGETPALLVAHANLLLARSRQSGNLEEAARLATEVLSQPKAADAYKAEAHLVLGRSQVATSRELANQEFDAARKLAPNLQRVDYYSALAHEQAGQYGLALKQLRQRMELDPQDWNSLEATARIYVEVGETARARKLYEDRLKAKAGDVRASLALAVLRYQAEGNAREAVRALKELTKNASRYGPRDASEIFSHLAAAERTAGNDTAAASAAASALKVVPAMPEAHLQWFLVALAQKDAALAREHLKGFQGRLQDAALEKVLEGRVHLLEGDVAGAQERFQQAVRLDDRRMDAKLLEGVAAASAKKRDEVFRLFYPVLEAREWDPLRLAPRPALSRFWLRPGDTLVGVENVVKSLSDRPEDVQPLLYEALVRFHQGDRQTAERLLHTVVDVNENSGGAQAYRALIALDTKGPQARNLAERAVRVERGLPVARLSLGLAQAADRDVAGAMRSLQSALDVAPKMLSAQTKLAELLMTSKPQEARAVLEKVVGLDPSYFPAKTLLFKLDERG; encoded by the coding sequence ATGCGCATCGTCTGCCAGAAATGCGCGGCGGCCTACGCGATCGACGATCGGTTGATCACGACCAAGGGCGTCCGCGCGCAGTGTCCCCGCTGCCGTCACCTCCAGCTCGTGAAGCGGGAGGCCTCGGCCGCGTCCGTGACGGCTCCCCCTGAAGGGGCCGTGCCTCCCGCCGCCGGGCCGAATCCGCCCGCGGCCGCACCGGCGCCTCCAGTCGCCCGCGAGCCCCGGAGCAATCCGGCCGCCGCGCCCGTCGCCGCGAAGCCACGGGAAGCACCGAAGGCGGCTCCGAAGTCGGACCTCTTCGGGGACTTCGGCGAGATGCCGGAGCTGGGGCCGCCGGGGAGCGTGGACCCGTTCGCGGACCTGGGGCCGCCCGCGTCGCAGGCCTCCGGGGGCCTTCCCGCGGACCCGTTCGCGAACCTGGGCCCGTCCTCGCCCAGGCCGGCGCCCGCCGCGAAGCCCGGCCCTCCGGTGCCCGACGCGCCCGGGGTGGCGGCTCCCGCGCCGGCAGCGGCGCCATCCACCTCTCCGGAAGACCCGCTGCTCGACTTCCTCGGCCCGGCGCCCGGAGGCCTGGAGCCCGAAGCCCCGCTGGCGCCTACGCCCGGGCGGGCCTCCTCGCCTCCCGCCGGGGCGGTGTCCCTGGGCCGCATGTCCGCCCGCGCGCCCGCGCCTGTGGTCCCGAAGAAGGAGATGCACACGAATTGCCGCTCGTGCGGCAAGGACCTGACGGACCCCTTCGATCAGGCCCTGGGCACCTGCGAGGCCTGCAAGCAGCGGGAGTCCGCGTTCCCCCGGGAGTCCTCCGTGGTGGTGGCGCCCGAGGCGGCGCCGCCTCCGTCCGACGGCGGCGGTCTGGTGGAACTGCCCATGATGAGCGGCCTGGACGGCACCGCGTCCGAGGACGAACCCCGGTTCGAGGGCGCCACGGCGCTGGCGCCGGACTCGCGCGTGAGCTCGGTGAAGCCCGCGCGCACGTCGCACATCACGGCCGCGCCGGTCCGCAGCGCGCAGCGTGACGGACGCGGTGGCGGCAGCCGTGCGGGAGTCTTCGGCCTGTTGGCGCTGGCGGTCCTGGGGGCCGGCGGCGCGGGCTACTACTTCCTCGTGCACAAGCCCCAGCAGGAGCAGCTGGCCCGGGCCGCGCAGCCCCCCGCTCCGGCCGAGGTGCCTTCGGAGGTGCTGGCCGCGGTGGGCCGGTGGAAGCTCCAGTTCCTGGAGCTGGAGGGCACCAGCGCGGAGCACCTGGCCGCCGGCCAGAAGCAGCTCGAGCTGGACCAGCGCATCGCCTACACGGAAGCCGAGGAGTCCTTCCAGCAGGCGCTGCTGCTCGACCCTCGCAGCACGGACGCCATCGCCGGGTACGTGCAGGCGCTGTCGCTCGGGCGCGGTCCGGGCATGGACGACAACTCCTTCCAGGAGGCGCGCGAGCTCATCCAGGCCGCGACGGGCATGGCCGGAGAGACGCCCGCGCTGCTCGTCGCGCACGCGAACCTGCTGCTGGCGCGCTCGCGTCAGTCCGGCAACCTGGAGGAGGCGGCGCGGCTGGCGACGGAGGTGCTGTCCCAGCCGAAGGCCGCTGACGCCTACAAGGCCGAAGCGCACCTGGTGCTGGGCCGCTCGCAGGTGGCCACGTCGCGTGAGCTGGCGAACCAGGAGTTCGACGCCGCGCGGAAGCTGGCGCCGAACCTCCAGCGCGTGGACTACTACAGCGCGCTCGCGCACGAGCAGGCCGGCCAGTACGGGCTGGCGCTCAAGCAGCTGCGCCAGCGGATGGAGCTGGATCCTCAGGACTGGAACAGCCTGGAGGCCACCGCCCGCATCTACGTGGAGGTCGGGGAGACCGCCCGCGCGCGCAAGCTGTACGAGGACCGGCTGAAGGCGAAGGCGGGCGACGTGCGCGCCTCCCTGGCGCTGGCGGTGCTGCGCTACCAGGCGGAGGGCAACGCGCGCGAGGCCGTGCGCGCCCTGAAGGAGCTGACGAAGAACGCGTCCCGCTACGGTCCGCGCGACGCCTCCGAAATCTTCAGCCACCTGGCCGCGGCGGAGCGCACCGCGGGCAATGACACCGCTGCCGCGAGCGCGGCCGCGTCGGCCCTGAAGGTGGTCCCGGCGATGCCGGAGGCCCACCTGCAGTGGTTCCTGGTGGCGCTGGCGCAGAAGGACGCGGCCCTGGCCCGCGAGCACCTGAAGGGCTTCCAGGGCCGGTTGCAGGACGCCGCGCTGGAGAAGGTGCTGGAAGGGCGCGTGCACCTGCTGGAAGGCGACGTGGCTGGAGCCCAGGAGCGCTTCCAGCAGGCGGTGCGGCTGGACGACCGTCGCATGGACGCGAAGCTGCTGGAAGGCGTGGCGGCGGCGAGCGCGAAGAAGCGCGACGAGGTCTTCCGCCTGTTCTACCCGGTGCTGGAGGCGCGCGAGTGGGATCCGCTGCGGCTGGCGCCCCGGCCCGCGCTGTCGCGCTTCTGGCTGCGGCCGGGCGACACGCTGGTGGGCGTGGAGAACGTGGTGAAGTCCCTGAGCGACCGTCCGGAGGACGTGCAGCCCCTGCTCTACGAGGCCCTGGTGCGCTTCCATCAGGGGGACCGTCAGACCGCGGAGCGGCTGCTGCACACCGTGGTGGACGTGAACGAGAACAGCGGCGGTGCGCAGGCGTACCGGGCGCTCATCGCGCTGGACACGAAGGGGCCGCAGGCCCGGAACCTGGCGGAGCGCGCGGTGAGGGTCGAGCGCGGGCTGCCGGTGGCGCGCCTGTCGCTGGGGCTCGCGCAGGCCGCGGACAGGGACGTGGCGGGGGCGATGCGCTCGTTGCAGTCCGCCCTGGACGTCGCGCCGAAGATGCTGTCCGCGCAGACGAAGCTGGCGGAGCTGCTGATGACGTCGAAGCCGCAGGAGGCGCGCGCGGTGCTGGAGAAGGTGGTGGGGTTGGATCCCTCCTACTTCCCGGCGAAGACGCTGCTCTTCAAACTGGACGAGCGAGGTTGA
- a CDS encoding sigma factor-like helix-turn-helix DNA-binding protein: MSEVKQLQEGEGGNEEEQPAERRRSKTMSRKEMARDLRRRRLAGQLDPEEAETLKLVDEQRPRTRADCINGPRPCLFVSCKHNLYLDVNPETGSIKLNFPDKEITELEHTCALDVAEKGGITLEEVGEIMNLTRERIRQVETRGLMKLREATEAEPPVSARKP, translated from the coding sequence ATGTCGGAAGTGAAGCAGCTGCAGGAGGGCGAGGGGGGGAATGAGGAGGAGCAGCCCGCGGAACGCCGGCGCTCCAAGACGATGTCGCGCAAGGAGATGGCGCGCGACCTGCGCCGGCGCAGGCTCGCCGGTCAGCTGGACCCGGAAGAGGCGGAGACCCTCAAGCTCGTGGACGAGCAGCGGCCGCGTACCCGCGCGGACTGCATCAACGGCCCGCGCCCGTGCCTCTTCGTGTCCTGCAAGCACAACCTCTACCTGGACGTGAACCCGGAGACGGGCTCCATCAAGCTCAACTTCCCGGACAAGGAAATCACGGAGTTGGAGCACACCTGCGCCCTGGACGTGGCGGAGAAGGGCGGCATCACGCTGGAGGAGGTGGGGGAAATCATGAACCTCACCCGCGAGCGCATCCGTCAGGTGGAGACGCGCGGCCTGATGAAGCTGCGTGAGGCCACGGAGGCCGAGCCTCCCGTGTCCGCCCGCAAGCCTTGA
- the purH gene encoding bifunctional phosphoribosylaminoimidazolecarboxamide formyltransferase/IMP cyclohydrolase has translation MLALLSVSDKRGLVPFAQGLVRLGYRLLSTGGTLEALKAASIPATQVSEHTKSPEILGGRVKTLHPRIHGGILGRPDLDSDKAEMAANNIEPISLVVVNLYPFRQTVASGAGEDDVIENIDIGGPAMVRASAKNFQHVAIVVDPDDYAPVLAEIEGQKSVGLETRRRLMRKAFAHTAAYDASISGWLSGEAQEPFPEELSLAFRKVQGLRYGENPHQRGAFYKEYAAPKEPSVAFAKVLQGKELSYNNILDLDAALGLVLEFPEKPCAVVIKHNTPCGVAVDDALEKAYRTARAVDEVSAFGGIVAFNREVDEATAKAMAETFLEAVIAPSYSAVALQVLAGKKNLRLLEAGPALASATAAPRPQVDARSVSGGMLLMDRDAVEPPLEWKVVSKRAPTPEEERALRFAWKVCKHVKSNAIVFAAPAQLLAQGGGQTNRVDSVRIAMTRGGEALKGSAVASDAFFPFRDGLDEAARAGATAVIQPGGSVRDAEVIAAADEHGMAMVVTGVRHFRH, from the coding sequence GTGCTGGCTCTCCTGAGCGTTTCCGACAAGCGCGGTCTGGTCCCCTTCGCCCAGGGCCTGGTGCGGCTGGGCTACCGGCTGCTCTCCACGGGCGGCACCCTGGAGGCCCTGAAGGCCGCCAGCATCCCCGCCACCCAGGTGTCCGAGCACACGAAGAGCCCCGAAATCCTCGGCGGCCGCGTGAAGACGCTCCACCCCCGCATCCATGGCGGCATCCTCGGCCGGCCCGACCTGGACAGCGACAAGGCGGAGATGGCGGCGAACAACATCGAGCCCATCTCGCTGGTGGTGGTGAACCTCTACCCGTTCCGCCAGACGGTGGCGTCCGGCGCGGGCGAGGACGACGTCATCGAGAACATCGACATTGGCGGGCCGGCGATGGTCCGCGCGTCCGCGAAGAACTTCCAGCACGTGGCCATCGTGGTGGACCCGGACGACTACGCGCCGGTGCTCGCGGAGATTGAGGGCCAGAAGTCCGTGGGCCTGGAGACGCGGCGCCGGCTGATGCGCAAGGCGTTCGCGCACACGGCGGCCTACGACGCGTCCATCTCCGGGTGGCTGTCCGGCGAGGCCCAGGAGCCCTTCCCCGAAGAGCTGTCGCTCGCGTTCCGCAAGGTGCAGGGCCTGCGCTACGGGGAGAACCCGCACCAGCGCGGCGCCTTCTACAAGGAATACGCCGCGCCGAAGGAGCCGTCCGTCGCCTTCGCGAAAGTGCTCCAGGGCAAGGAGCTCTCGTACAACAACATCCTGGACCTGGACGCGGCCCTGGGGCTCGTCCTGGAGTTCCCGGAGAAGCCCTGCGCGGTGGTCATCAAGCACAACACCCCGTGCGGCGTGGCGGTGGACGACGCGCTGGAGAAGGCCTACCGCACCGCCCGCGCGGTGGACGAGGTGAGCGCCTTCGGCGGCATCGTCGCCTTCAACCGGGAGGTGGACGAGGCCACGGCGAAGGCCATGGCGGAGACGTTCCTGGAGGCGGTCATCGCGCCGTCGTACTCGGCGGTGGCGCTCCAGGTGCTGGCGGGGAAGAAGAACCTGCGCCTCCTGGAGGCGGGCCCCGCGCTGGCGTCCGCCACGGCGGCGCCCCGGCCCCAGGTGGACGCGCGCAGCGTGTCCGGGGGAATGCTGCTCATGGACCGGGACGCGGTGGAGCCGCCCCTGGAGTGGAAGGTGGTGTCCAAGCGCGCCCCCACGCCGGAGGAGGAGCGGGCCCTTCGCTTCGCCTGGAAGGTGTGCAAGCACGTGAAGAGCAACGCCATCGTCTTCGCGGCCCCGGCGCAGCTGCTGGCCCAGGGCGGCGGGCAGACAAACCGGGTGGACTCCGTGCGCATCGCCATGACGCGGGGTGGCGAGGCCCTCAAGGGGAGCGCCGTGGCCTCGGATGCCTTCTTCCCCTTCAGGGACGGGCTGGACGAGGCGGCCCGGGCAGGGGCGACGGCGGTCATCCAACCGGGCGGGTCTGTCCGGGACGCGGAGGTGATTGCCGCTGCGGACGAACATGGGATGGCCATGGTGGTGACGGGAGTGCGACACTTCCGCCACTAA
- a CDS encoding serine/threonine protein kinase — protein MTLEAGTHVGKYVVRRKLAEGGMAEIFLCTARGPEGFEKEVVIKRVRAFLASDPDFVQMFIAEARLASRLNHANVVQIFDFDKHEDTYYLAMEYVRGCSLWELRKRSKEAMTPMPPVLVAHIGAEVARGLHYAHRLRVNGELLNLVHRDVTPHNVLVSYDGAVKLTDFGIAKAGNKLTNPGVLKGKFAYMSPEQARGESVDVRTDVFALGVVLWELLTGGRLFQGDSEIAVLRAVQESTIVPPARLNPDVPPDLDAVICRALERDLSKRFQTAGELERALAQCVLNHARSVDDTDVGAFVRPLFPIAASNQALPALPERTALEDGALPAAGAPPREPTAVMPSREHASGAKRGASPDEDRHGTTLVLSRDDQAPNGRPPQPTPQMPLQSMGREAPLARRSESREVPAARDASPSDENSMAWAGSADDDAGASASRSVDGGSRSSTSARRAESASRKSDTASARRVALAADERSSADDRELETVSATEPGPPVAPNRKRALWAGAAVVGLAGLVGVLAVARSNTGARDAGQGRPPAQATAPAATPPPPTTAPIVNPPPATEAIDSELEGQRREATLTPPPSTEPAAPAATPTADPATAPAAADTAKAMGTLQVRANPYATVFLGTKRLGDVQGRASYKVPAGTYSLTFAHPTSTKTFTVIVPANGSVIQEFRASRGR, from the coding sequence GTGACGCTCGAGGCAGGCACCCACGTCGGCAAGTACGTCGTGCGCCGCAAGCTCGCCGAAGGGGGCATGGCGGAGATCTTCCTGTGCACCGCACGCGGGCCGGAGGGCTTCGAGAAAGAGGTCGTCATCAAGCGCGTGCGGGCGTTCCTCGCGAGCGACCCGGACTTCGTGCAGATGTTCATCGCGGAGGCGCGGCTGGCCTCGCGGCTCAACCACGCCAACGTGGTGCAGATCTTCGACTTCGACAAGCACGAGGACACCTACTACCTGGCGATGGAGTACGTGCGCGGCTGCTCGCTGTGGGAGCTGCGCAAGCGGAGCAAGGAGGCGATGACGCCGATGCCGCCCGTGCTGGTGGCGCACATCGGCGCGGAGGTCGCGCGCGGCCTGCACTACGCCCACCGCCTGCGGGTGAACGGCGAGCTGTTGAACCTGGTGCACCGGGACGTCACGCCGCACAACGTGCTCGTGTCCTACGACGGCGCGGTGAAGCTCACCGACTTCGGCATCGCGAAGGCGGGCAACAAGCTGACGAACCCCGGCGTGCTCAAGGGCAAGTTCGCGTACATGTCCCCCGAGCAGGCCCGGGGCGAGAGCGTGGACGTGCGCACCGACGTCTTCGCGTTGGGCGTGGTGTTGTGGGAGCTGCTCACCGGCGGGCGCCTGTTCCAGGGAGACTCGGAGATCGCCGTCCTGCGCGCGGTGCAGGAGAGCACCATCGTGCCGCCCGCGCGCCTCAACCCGGACGTGCCGCCGGACCTGGACGCCGTCATCTGCCGCGCGCTGGAGCGAGACCTGTCCAAGCGCTTCCAGACGGCGGGAGAGCTGGAGCGCGCGCTGGCGCAGTGCGTGTTGAACCACGCCCGCTCCGTGGACGACACCGACGTGGGCGCGTTCGTCCGGCCGCTGTTCCCCATCGCGGCGAGCAACCAGGCGCTGCCCGCGCTCCCGGAGCGCACCGCGCTGGAGGATGGCGCGCTGCCCGCCGCCGGAGCGCCGCCCCGCGAACCCACGGCGGTGATGCCGTCGCGCGAGCACGCCTCGGGAGCGAAGCGGGGCGCTTCGCCTGATGAGGACCGCCACGGGACGACGCTGGTGCTGTCGCGAGACGACCAGGCTCCGAACGGCCGTCCTCCGCAGCCCACGCCGCAGATGCCGTTGCAGTCCATGGGAAGGGAAGCGCCGCTCGCCCGGCGCAGCGAATCCCGCGAGGTTCCCGCCGCCCGGGATGCGTCCCCGAGCGACGAGAACTCCATGGCCTGGGCCGGCTCCGCTGATGACGACGCCGGTGCGTCCGCGAGCCGTTCCGTGGACGGAGGCTCGCGGTCATCCACCTCCGCGCGCCGGGCGGAGTCCGCGAGCCGCAAGTCCGACACCGCCTCCGCACGCCGGGTCGCGCTCGCCGCCGACGAACGCTCTAGCGCCGACGACCGTGAGCTCGAGACGGTCTCCGCCACCGAGCCGGGGCCTCCCGTCGCGCCGAACCGCAAGCGCGCCCTGTGGGCTGGAGCCGCCGTGGTGGGGCTCGCGGGTCTGGTAGGCGTCCTCGCCGTGGCCCGCTCGAACACCGGTGCCCGTGACGCGGGGCAGGGGAGGCCGCCCGCGCAGGCCACGGCCCCGGCGGCGACCCCACCGCCGCCCACGACGGCCCCCATCGTGAACCCGCCTCCGGCCACCGAGGCCATCGACTCGGAGCTGGAAGGGCAGCGGCGCGAAGCCACGCTGACTCCGCCTCCGTCCACGGAACCGGCCGCCCCCGCCGCGACGCCCACGGCGGACCCCGCCACGGCGCCTGCCGCCGCAGACACGGCGAAGGCCATGGGCACGCTCCAGGTGCGGGCCAACCCCTACGCCACCGTCTTCCTGGGCACGAAGCGGCTCGGGGACGTGCAGGGCCGCGCGAGCTACAAGGTGCCGGCCGGCACCTACAGCCTGACCTTCGCGCACCCGACCAGCACGAAGACGTTCACCGTCATCGTCCCCGCCAACGGCTCCGTGATTCAGGAGTTCCGCGCGTCTCGCGGACGCTGA